The genomic stretch GGTGTGACAGCGTGGGGTGCTGCTTGGGCTCAAACCCTCTCCCTGGGATCTGAGGACCCAGTTCCCTGCGGCGAACCACCTTTCGCATTTTTCCAAGCTCCAATCCGTTCATCCCCCTGCCGCAGAGCCCACATCTGGGTCGCGCATTGGCCTCAGAGTCACACTTTGATATCAGCCCCCTCAGCTTCACAATATATATCCATGCCCCTGCCGCAGAGCCCACATCTGAGTCAATTCTTGCTCTCAGAGACCTCAATCGGGTCTGGCCTCAGACGCTCCAATCTGCCCATCCTCCAGCCGCAGACCCTCCACCTGGGGCATCTCCCGACCGTCGAGCCCTCTATCCACCTGCCACTCTGCCACAAGAGCCTCCCAGATGCACTGATTCTCCTCCTCTCCAGTCCCAGACCGTGCACGCGCCAGGGCAGCGGCGTCTCGGTCCCCGGTTCCGGGGCCACTATCTTCGCGCTGAGTTCCGGCCACGGCCGCTGCGGCATCGCGGTGATCCGAACCAGCGGCCCCGCCAGCGGCCACGCCCTCCGGAGCCTCACGGCGCCCCGGGACTTGCCCCCGGCTCGCAGCGCCTGCCTGCGCCTGCTCAGCCACCCCCGTTCCGGGGAGCCGTTGGATCGCGCGCTGGTGCTCTGGTTCCCAGGTGAGGGGCTCCAGATCCCGAACCTGCTGTAGCTCTCGTGACCCAGTTTCCCCCCTCCAGGCGTTTGCCTAGCCGTACTCTCCTCGACTCCCATCTCGCCGCACTAGGTCCCCAAAGTTTCACGGGTGAGGACTGCGCCGAGTTCCACGTGCATGGAGGCCCGGCGGTGGTGAGTGGcgtcctgcaggccctgggtgaGTTTGCAGCCTTGGGTTCGAGGTCCGGCTCTGCCAGTGAAGCTCAGAACCCAGGGTGGGGGCCGGGAAGCTCAGGACCCAGGACCTTCCCGCAGGTAGCGTGCCAGGGCTGCGGCCAGCGGAGGCCGGTGAGTTCACCAGACGGGCATTCGCCCACGGGAAGCTGAGCCTGACCGAGGTGGAGGGGCTGGCGGATCTAATTCATGCGGAAACCGAGGCGCAGCGGCGGCAGGCGCTGAGACAGCTGGACGGAGAACTGGGCCACCTCTGTCACGGCTGGGCCAGGACCCTCACTAAGGCAAGCCCGCTATGCGTCCATTTCCGGCCCGACCTGCCCAACCTGTGTGTGAGAGCTTCCTCATTGCAGGAGTCTCCGATCCGGTCCCTTAGGTCAGGCTGGACCTGGGCACACTGGAGGGTGGGTTCCTGGGTGGCCACAccactgccccctctccccccaccccaggctctggcTCATGTGGAGGCCTATATCGACTTTGGTGAGGATGACAACCTGGAGGAGGGCGTCCTGGAGCAAGGTGGGTCCTCCAAGGGATGGGGACATCTGGTATCTCAGCCCCCAGAGgccccctcactccctcccctctgctttcTTCCATCCACAGCTAACAGCGAAGTGCGGGAGCTGCAGCTGGCACTGGGCGCACATCTTCGAGATGCCAGGCGCGGGCAGAGGCTTCGCTCAGGGGCGCACGTAGTGGTCGCAGGACCCCCCAACGCTGGCAAGAGCAGCCTGGTGAACCTACTCAGTGCgtggcgggcgggggcggggcctagtgttgggggcggggccgggagctGGGGAACTGAGCTGTTCAGGTGTTGGGGGAGGAGCCGGGAGGATGCAAAGTCCGCCTCGCCAGGAGGTGGAGCCCGAGGGAGGGGCTCCATCGCCTCCGTCCCGCCTCCTTGGTGATAACCCCTACTCTCCACGCCGTCCCAGGCCGGAAGCCTGTGTCCATAGTGTCTCCGGAACCCGGGACCACCCGCGACGTGCTGGAGACCCCCGTGGACCTGGCTGGGTTCCCGGCGCTGCTGAGCGACACGGCGGGGTTGCGGGAGGGCGCTGGGCCCGTGGAGCAGGAGGGCGTGCGGCGCGCCCGGGAGAGGTAGGCGGGTAGGGTGGTGGGATGGGGAAGCAGGCACTCCCGGTTCTCCTggctgcatttattttatatccctcCCGGATGCGGAGAGGCTGCTCAGCTCAGTGGGGACTCTGACGTGGGGAGGACAGCGATTTAAATTCAGCCTCTGCCCGTGCCCCACCCTCCCCCGTGCCCTTAATTACTCAACTCTGGGGTCACTGCTCAGTTCGTTCTCGCTGTTCCCCCAGGCTTGAGCAGGCTGACCTCATTCTAGCCGTGCTGGATGCTTCTGACCTGGCCTCTCCGTCCAGCTGCAACTTCCTGGACACCGTTGTCGCCCCCGCCGGAGCTGGGAGCCCCAATGGGAACAGCCAGCGCCTCCTGCTGGTGCTGAACAAATCGGACTTACTGCCTCCAGGCGGCCCCGACCCCAGTCCCAACCTGCGCCCGCACCTGCTGCTGTCCTGCTTGACCGGAGAGGGGCTGGATGGCCTCCTGGAGGCGCTGAGGAAGGAGCTGGCCGAAGTGTGAgcgcccatcccctccccctttcccacaCCCTCCTTCAACCCAAGTTCAAGTCACGGCTCAGCCACTGGCTTTGGACGTGTACCTGCCCACCCCGCCACGCCCAGGCCCATTTTCTGTATCTACAAAATGCAAACGATCCACCCCCTGCCAATGGTAGTTGTGAAAGTTGAGAGATCACATCCTTTGTCCCCTCCAGGTGTGGGGACCCGTCCACAGGCCCACCGCTCCTGACGCGTGCAAGACACCAGCATCACCTACAGGGCTGCCTGGACGCTCTTGGCCACTACACGCAGACTAAGGACCTGGCCCTGGCTGCTGAGGCTCTGCGACTCGCCCGGGGGCACCTGGCCCGCATCACCGGCGGAGGGGGCACTGAGGAGATCCTGGATATCATCTTCCGGGACTTCTGCGTGGGCAAGTGAGGGGACCCCTGGAGCTCTCAGCCAGGCAGAGTGGATGCCCAGAAGCCTTGAAGCATGTGGGAATCGCTTAGGCCAAGTGAGAATCTCCATCCCTGGGGGAAGAACCTGACTTCCAGAACAATGAAGCAAAGCCGCTGCCTTCAGAGGTGGTGAGCTCGCTGTGGCTGGCAGTGACCAAGCTACGGCCAGCCAGATTCCCTTGCAGGGACATGCCAGGGGTTCAAGCCGCTCTGGAGTGGAACCACTTTGGGTGCCTGATGCTAGAGGAGCAGGGGTGGAAGGCTGGGATGGAGGTGGGAGGGCCTCAGAGTTCTTTgctttgtggtttttaatttattttgcaaataccaaaggaatataaaaaattcAGGTGATTCGGTAATGCTTAAACACGGAAGACTCCGTCCCCCCACATCCCTTGGGGTCACAGCTTAacttgtgtcctcccaaaatttcTCTGCTCTTTTGCATACTTGTGGATACACCCATAAAATATACGTTTTGTATTTTGTACAGACAGTATGTGTTTATTGTTTTGGAAGTTGTCATTTCCTTAAAGCTTAGACTCTTATATTTTAAAGacgctttttatttttttattttttttatttttttaattttattattttttttaatatatgaaatttattgtcaaattggtttccatacaacacccagtgctcatcccaaaaggtgcctcctcaatgcccatcacccaccctctcctccctcccaccccccatcaaccctcagtttgttctcagtttttaacagtctcttatgctttggctctctcccactctaacctctttttttttttttttttttttccttcccctcccccatgggttcctgttaagtttctcaggatccacataagagtgaaaccatatggtatctgtttaaagacgcttttaaaaaaaaaaaatattttggagagagagcgagcgagtgcacatggatgagcaggggaagggcagagagaaaaagggagacagagaatcccaagcaggctccacgctgtccgcgcagagcccaacacagggctcgaacttatgaaccaaccaggagatcatgacctgagccaaaaccaagagccagacactcgaccgactgagccagccaggcgccccttagcctcttatattttaaatgtatgtttgtttagagagagagagagagagagtacaagtggaggaggcacagagagagagggagaaggaatcccaagcaggcttcactctcagtgcagaacctgatgtgggcttaatctcacaaccatgagatcatgagctgagccacaatcaagagtcaatgcttaacagactgagccacccgggtgccccgccTCTTACATTTGAAGAGACTTGCAAAGTCCCGGGTCCCTGTTCCTTCCGAAAGCTTCATTCCCTTAGTGACTTACCAAGCCCCTGCTTATGTGCTAGAATCGCGCACATCATTTCATTGGGTTTTCCTAACAGCACAAGGCGGTGAGTGTTTTGTTATAGTTTTACGgacgaggaaactgagtctcagagaagagTAGCTAGTTGCTGGAGGTCCCCAGCTTTGGGATTTGCACCCAGCTGGTGGACTCCCGATCTGAGTGCCCTGCGGGCCTTCTGTGCAACAGGCTGAGTGCAGGACGCTGGGAACACAGAGGGGAACAATTGTTGCAGGCCTTGCCCCTGCCCTCGTTAGAGCCATCGTTCCTTAACAGTGACGGCTGATGGCCGCTGTGTGAACTTGTGATCACGAGTCCTGCCAGGTCAGGGGCTTGAAGGCAGGCCGCCGTACAGAGGTGACGTTTGTACTGACAGCTGAATGGTGAGACGGAAGCCAGATGGAGGAGATTGGTGAAAGGGggcacagcatgtgcaaaggacCTGAGGTAGGAGCGCCATGGTGCGTTCAAGCCGCAGTCAGGTGGCCGGTATGGCGGAAGCGGTGtgtgagggggaaggaggagggagatgggcggaggaggagagggaggatctGACTGATAATGAGGccttggagtctttttttttttttaatttattaatatttgggagagtgcaggcagaggagggacagaaagtggggggcggggagcagaggatccgaagcagagtCTGcactgacgcagggctcgaactcacgaaccacgagatcgtgacctgagccgaagtcagatgctcaaccaactgagccacccacgtgccccttgaatcaagttttttcattttaattccagtacagttaacacaCGGCGTTATATTAGTtgtaatagtatatatattattatatatatgttatatataatataatatatattacataacattatattgggtgtgcaacatagtgatctGACAATTCTatatacatcactcagtgctcaccgCGGTCAATGTACTCTCGAATCCCCATCCCCTCGTttacccttcccctcccctcccccacttcccctctggtggccatcagtttgttctctccagttaagagtctgtctcttactttgtctctctgtctctcatttttcctctgctcgtttgttttgtttcttagattccacacgcgagtgagatcatgtggtatttgtcttcctctgagttgtttcacttagcattgtaatCTCTAACTCCATCCGTGTTGTCGCAAAAATTtgtggccgaataatattccatcgtataccTATAAATACCACttctctttttatccattcatctatggatgggcacttgggctgcttccatgatttggctgctgtagataatgctgctataaacataggggcgcaggtgtccctttgttgttgttttttaaaatttatttttaatgtttatttatttttgagacagagagacagagcatgagtgggggagggtcagagacacagaatctgcacaggctccaggctctgagctgtcagcccagagccagacgcggggctcgaactcacagaccgtgagatcttgacctgagcccaagtcggaagctcaaccgactgagccacccaggcgccccccatgtgtccctttgaattggCGTTGAGGCCTTTGATTCGGGGATGCCCAGCGGCCTGATATGTTGGTGATGGACCAGCAGGGGGCGCCTTGCTCCAACAAAAGGCCGTCCTGGCAACTCCTATCAAAGCTCCTGCCCTCTAAGGACTCTGGGATCCAGGCTTCCACACCCCTGTGGCAGCAGGTAAATGGTTAACTTCCCCTGCCACTGGCAGAAACTGAATCTTAAATAGGGTCAGGATCTTTTCCAGAATCAGAGAAAGGGTCCTGCCTCCAGTGATTGAAGATACAAGCGCTCAGGTTTCAGGGGGCACGTGAGCAGAGCCTGGGAGGTATCCAGGGCCAACACAGGGTGTGAAGAGAATTCTCCCGCCACTCAACCGACGGGGGCCCCCTGACCCCGTGCCTTCACGGACCTCACTGCAGTGAGGCCATCTGGGGCTGCCCCAGCATGGGAGGCTCCCGGAGGGAAAGGGTCACTCCGTGAGGTTTAGGTGTCCGTGAATGTCGCTATTATGCCTGTTTTTCGGAAATACGAACTGATGCCCGGAGACGAGAAGCAATACCGTAggtctggtgggggtgggggtcccgaTGTCCTCCACAtggggagggctggagggctCCCAGGAGGCGTGAGCGGGgtctgggtggggagagagacgcTCTTGGGGCAGgatgcctgggccccacccacctcccccggGCCCTGGCACACAGCTGGACTGAGGTCCTTGGCTACAGtccttttttttccaagaagGGTGAGGCAGTTTGTGGGAAGCAGCCATGGGGGTTATTTATAGAGGTCACAGGAAATCCCTAAAGAGTCAGAACCTCTCCCGGTGGCTGGGCCACAGAGTCAGGGAGGGCGTCTGCCAAATGCTCCCTGATAGGTACTCAGTCCCTGTCCTGCCCCTGGGGGAGCCACCAACTCGGGGGAGTCAGAGCTACATGTTCTGGGTCTATAAAAAGGGAGGGACGGAGCTGGGGATTCCCCCAGGGGGAGCAAGGGCTATATCTGGGGCAATcaggagggctgcctggaggagggaaCTCTGGGGGCGGGCCTTGGAGAAAGAAGAATTTGCCAAGAAAAAGGCATTGTAATCTGACAGCACAAATTTAGAGATACTCTTTAGCCAGAGAATTAAAGGTCCAGGGCAGCTGGAGGCAAGAGCCGCATTGGAGGTGGGAgtgagggtgaggggagggacaTAAGAGCCGATGAGGAGCTGGACTTTGTTCCCAGGGTAATGGGGAGCCACGGAGGGTGTGTGAGCCAGAGAGGGACATGGTCAGATCCCATGATGGAAAGGTCTCTCTGGACCAGCCgggctgggagtgggggccaGCTGGAGGGATGACATCCTGGGATGCTCTGGATGGGAGAGACCAACCAAAAGTCAGACCTGTGCCCACGTGTCCAGAAAGTTTAGAATGATTATTTCTCAGATGAGAAGAGGGAGGCTGAGGCCAACGGAGTCAAGATTTGAATCCAGGGATGTCTGGCCCCGGAACCCAAACTCAGACATCCTGTGGTTTCTGGGACTGGCGGGTGTCAGCGTCCTCTCCAGGTCTCTAGCTACCCAGGCAGTAGGCTTAGGGTCAGGGACGTCCTCGCTTCCTTGGGGCCCCCAGACTGGCCCGTCTGGGCGGCCTGGCCTGGCTGACCCCCCTGCCCTGGCTTGGCGGGGCCCCAGCCGAGTGTTTCCTGCAGTAGGTCGTCTCTCACCCGAGTTTCCGTATCCAGGAAATGTCGCTCCTTTGTCCCTCCTGACTAGCCTGCTTTAAGCTTTGCGTCGCCAGCCCTGGTTCCTTGTGACTCATCCCCTCCCTGTGT from Prionailurus viverrinus isolate Anna chromosome A2, UM_Priviv_1.0, whole genome shotgun sequence encodes the following:
- the GTPBP3 gene encoding tRNA modification GTPase GTPBP3, mitochondrial isoform X6 is translated as MWRGLWTLVARAARGPRRPCTRQGSGVSVPGSGATIFALSSGHGRCGIAVIRTSGPASGHALRSLTAPRDLPPARSACLRLLSHPRSGEPLDRALVLWFPGPQSFTGEDCAEFHVHGGPAVVSGVLQALGSVPGLRPAEAGEFTRRAFAHGKLSLTEVEGLADLIHAETEAQRRQALRQLDGELGHLCHGWARTLTKALAHVEAYIDFGEDDNLEEGVLEQGGSSKGWGHLVSQPPEAPSLPPLCFLPSTANSEVRELQLALGAHLRDARRGQRLRSGAHVVVAGPPNAGKSSLVNLLSRKPVSIVSPEPGTTRDVLETPVDLAGFPALLSDTAGLREGAGPVEQEGVRRARERLEQADLILAVLDASDLASPSSCNFLDTVVAPAGAGSPNGNSQRLLLVLNKSDLLPPGGPDPSPNLRPHLLLSCLTGEGLDGLLEALRKELAEVCGDPSTGPPLLTRARHQHHLQGCLDALGHYTQTKDLALAAEALRLARGHLARITGGGGTEEILDIIFRDFCVGK
- the GTPBP3 gene encoding tRNA modification GTPase GTPBP3, mitochondrial isoform X3 codes for the protein MWRGLWTLVARAARGPRSPRPCTRQGSGVSVPGSGATIFALSSGHGRCGIAVIRTSGPASGHALRSLTAPRDLPPARSACLRLLSHPRSGEPLDRALVLWFPGPQSFTGEDCAEFHVHGGPAVVSGVLQALGSVPGLRPAEAGEFTRRAFAHGKLSLTEVEGLADLIHAETEAQRRQALRQLDGELGHLCHGWARTLTKASPLCVHFRPDLPNLCVRASSLQESPIRSLRSGWTWAHWRVGSWVATPLPPLPPPQALAHVEAYIDFGEDDNLEEGVLEQANSEVRELQLALGAHLRDARRGQRLRSGAHVVVAGPPNAGKSSLVNLLSRKPVSIVSPEPGTTRDVLETPVDLAGFPALLSDTAGLREGAGPVEQEGVRRARERLEQADLILAVLDASDLASPSSCNFLDTVVAPAGAGSPNGNSQRLLLVLNKSDLLPPGGPDPSPNLRPHLLLSCLTGEGLDGLLEALRKELAEVCGDPSTGPPLLTRARHQHHLQGCLDALGHYTQTKDLALAAEALRLARGHLARITGGGGTEEILDIIFRDFCVGK
- the GTPBP3 gene encoding tRNA modification GTPase GTPBP3, mitochondrial isoform X2; the protein is MPLPQSPHLSQFLLSETSIGSGLRRSNLPILQPQTLHLGHLPTVEPSIHLPLCHKSLPDALILLLSSPRPCTRQGSGVSVPGSGATIFALSSGHGRCGIAVIRTSGPASGHALRSLTAPRDLPPARSACLRLLSHPRSGEPLDRALVLWFPGPQSFTGEDCAEFHVHGGPAVVSGVLQALGSVPGLRPAEAGEFTRRAFAHGKLSLTEVEGLADLIHAETEAQRRQALRQLDGELGHLCHGWARTLTKALAHVEAYIDFGEDDNLEEGVLEQGGSSKGWGHLVSQPPEAPSLPPLCFLPSTANSEVRELQLALGAHLRDARRGQRLRSGAHVVVAGPPNAGKSSLVNLLSRKPVSIVSPEPGTTRDVLETPVDLAGFPALLSDTAGLREGAGPVEQEGVRRARERLEQADLILAVLDASDLASPSSCNFLDTVVAPAGAGSPNGNSQRLLLVLNKSDLLPPGGPDPSPNLRPHLLLSCLTGEGLDGLLEALRKELAEVCGDPSTGPPLLTRARHQHHLQGCLDALGHYTQTKDLALAAEALRLARGHLARITGGGGTEEILDIIFRDFCVGK
- the GTPBP3 gene encoding tRNA modification GTPase GTPBP3, mitochondrial isoform X4, which encodes MPLPQSPHLSQFLLSETSIGSGLRRSNLPILQPQTLHLGHLPTVEPSIHLPLCHKSLPDALILLLSSPRPCTRQGSGVSVPGSGATIFALSSGHGRCGIAVIRTSGPASGHALRSLTAPRDLPPARSACLRLLSHPRSGEPLDRALVLWFPGPQSFTGEDCAEFHVHGGPAVVSGVLQALGSVPGLRPAEAGEFTRRAFAHGKLSLTEVEGLADLIHAETEAQRRQALRQLDGELGHLCHGWARTLTKALAHVEAYIDFGEDDNLEEGVLEQANSEVRELQLALGAHLRDARRGQRLRSGAHVVVAGPPNAGKSSLVNLLSRKPVSIVSPEPGTTRDVLETPVDLAGFPALLSDTAGLREGAGPVEQEGVRRARERLEQADLILAVLDASDLASPSSCNFLDTVVAPAGAGSPNGNSQRLLLVLNKSDLLPPGGPDPSPNLRPHLLLSCLTGEGLDGLLEALRKELAEVCGDPSTGPPLLTRARHQHHLQGCLDALGHYTQTKDLALAAEALRLARGHLARITGGGGTEEILDIIFRDFCVGK
- the GTPBP3 gene encoding tRNA modification GTPase GTPBP3, mitochondrial isoform X5 — translated: MWRGLWTLVARAARGPRSPRPCTRQGSGVSVPGSGATIFALSSGHGRCGIAVIRTSGPASGHALRSLTAPRDLPPARSACLRLLSHPRSGEPLDRALVLWFPGPQSFTGEDCAEFHVHGGPAVVSGVLQALGSVPGLRPAEAGEFTRRAFAHGKLSLTEVEGLADLIHAETEAQRRQALRQLDGELGHLCHGWARTLTKALAHVEAYIDFGEDDNLEEGVLEQANSEVRELQLALGAHLRDARRGQRLRSGAHVVVAGPPNAGKSSLVNLLSRKPVSIVSPEPGTTRDVLETPVDLAGFPALLSDTAGLREGAGPVEQEGVRRARERLEQADLILAVLDASDLASPSSCNFLDTVVAPAGAGSPNGNSQRLLLVLNKSDLLPPGGPDPSPNLRPHLLLSCLTGEGLDGLLEALRKELAEVCGDPSTGPPLLTRARHQHHLQGCLDALGHYTQTKDLALAAEALRLARGHLARITGGGGTEEILDIIFRDFCVGK
- the GTPBP3 gene encoding tRNA modification GTPase GTPBP3, mitochondrial isoform X1 — encoded protein: MPLPQSPHLSQFLLSETSIGSGLRRSNLPILQPQTLHLGHLPTVEPSIHLPLCHKSLPDALILLLSSPRPCTRQGSGVSVPGSGATIFALSSGHGRCGIAVIRTSGPASGHALRSLTAPRDLPPARSACLRLLSHPRSGEPLDRALVLWFPGPQSFTGEDCAEFHVHGGPAVVSGVLQALGSVPGLRPAEAGEFTRRAFAHGKLSLTEVEGLADLIHAETEAQRRQALRQLDGELGHLCHGWARTLTKASPLCVHFRPDLPNLCVRASSLQESPIRSLRSGWTWAHWRVGSWVATPLPPLPPPQALAHVEAYIDFGEDDNLEEGVLEQANSEVRELQLALGAHLRDARRGQRLRSGAHVVVAGPPNAGKSSLVNLLSRKPVSIVSPEPGTTRDVLETPVDLAGFPALLSDTAGLREGAGPVEQEGVRRARERLEQADLILAVLDASDLASPSSCNFLDTVVAPAGAGSPNGNSQRLLLVLNKSDLLPPGGPDPSPNLRPHLLLSCLTGEGLDGLLEALRKELAEVCGDPSTGPPLLTRARHQHHLQGCLDALGHYTQTKDLALAAEALRLARGHLARITGGGGTEEILDIIFRDFCVGK